A window of Elgaria multicarinata webbii isolate HBS135686 ecotype San Diego chromosome 2, rElgMul1.1.pri, whole genome shotgun sequence contains these coding sequences:
- the EIF2B2 gene encoding translation initiation factor eIF2B subunit beta: MSVATTKRESELSGQIEDFVALLKRGGKRPRSEEAARQTVGLLRRIVANGRWDNAGDLMKLICKECQRMTAAQPSETTVGNMVKRVLKIIREEYGRLRGRSEESDQQESLHKLLTSGGLNEDFNTYYAPLRANIIEAISELLIELEGTTENIAMQALEHIHSNEVIMTIGYSHTVEAFLKEAARKRKFHVIVAECAPFCQGHEMALRLSKENIETTVMSDAAIFAVMSRVNKVIIGTKTILANGALIAVSGTHTLALAAKHHSTPLIVCAPMFKLTPQFLNEDDSFHKFVSPQEVLPFTEGEILSKVNVYCPVFDYVPPELITLFISNIGGNAPSYIYRLMSELYHPDDREL; this comes from the exons ATGTCGGTTGCTACAACAAAGAGGGAGTCCGAGCTGTCCGGGCAGATTGAAGACTTCGTGGCGCTCCTGAAACGGGGCGGAAAGCGGCCGCGCTCGGAGGAAGCTGCCCGGCAGACGGTGGGGCTGCTGCGGAGGATCGTAGCAAACGGGCGCTGGGACAATGCGG GAGATCTAATGAAACTGATTTGTAAGGAATGTCAAAGAATGACTGCAGCCCAGCCATCTGAGACCACTGTGGGTAACATGGTGAAACGAGTGCTGAAGATAATTCGTGAGGAGTACGGCAG GCTCCGAGGGCGCAGTGAGGAGAGTGACCAGCAAGAGTCACTGCACAAACTCTTGACCTCAGGAGGTCTCAATGAGGATTTCAACACCTACTATGCTCCACTCAGGGCCAATATAATTGAAGCTATTAGTGAGCTCTTGATTGAACTAG AGGGCACTACTGAAAACATTGCCATGCAAGCACTGGAGCATATTCACTCCAATGAAGTGATCATGACCATTGGGTATTCACACACAGTGGAGGCCTTCCTGAAGGAGGCAGCACGTAAAAGAAAATTCCATGTCATTGTGGCTGAATGCGCACCCTTTTGCCAG GGTCATGAAATGGCTCTCCGTTTGTCTAAAGAGAATATAGAAACCACTGTCATGAGTGATGCAGCCATTTTTGCTGTCATGTCTCGAGTCAATAAG GTTATCATCGGAACAAAGACTATCTTGGCCAATGGGGCACTGATAGCTGTCAGTGGGACTCACACCTTGGCACTAGCAGCCAAACACCACTCCACCCCTCTCATCGTCTGTGCACCTATGTTCAAGCTCACACCACAG TTCCTTAATGAGGATGACTCATTCCACAAGTTTGTCTCTCCACAGGAAGTGTTGCCTTTCACAGAAG GGGAGATTCTGTCCAAAGTCAATGTTTACTGCCCAGTCTTTGACTATGTTCCTCCAGAACTTATCACTCTCTTCATTTCTAACATTGGAGGCAATGCTCCTTCTTACATCTATCGTCTCATGAGTGAACTCTACCACCCAGATGATCGTGAACTTTGA